The genomic DNA aaaatattttaaaaaataaaaaaatgtaatgattgtgatgttgaattgaagataagtggagtggagttgagtcgAGTCGAGTTAAATTTTGTTGCGAAAACAAACACATCATTCATCCGGCCGGGGTGGAGAACcgcaaaaaagaagaaaacctGAAAAATTTTCTTCAACCGCGAGGCGGGTATTTCTGAACCTAACTCAACAAACTACTGCGACATATATTTCGGTTTCCTCTCTCAGATCCATGCTCCAAACATGTGGATGTGAGTTACAGTTGTCTGCTGTTACCTGTTGAGCCTCATGCAGCTGAATCAGTGAAATCCTTCAATCTACTTCTTTTTCGATTTGCTCGAGAGTGACTGGGTATATGCTGTTCCCTGCGCATCAGAAAGCAGTCATTCGCACGTTAGCAAACAATTGCAAAAGGCATATTTTAATGGCAGAGAAAGACATCGTAATCAGAGAGCAGACTTGAGCAGAGCAAATCAATGCAAAAGTAACTGCCAGCCATTTTTTGAATCTGGTACAAGCCGATAACATACCTGAAGCCACTCATCCAGTGATGCATCTGTTGTCTTGGTTCCAACTTCAACCTTTGGCGCCTTCTTGGTTTTCTGCATGAACATGAGTGTCAATCAGGTTTTCTATGAAAGACTTAAATGTCTGTCATATGGCTACGCGTCGACAGAAGTTGAATTATCGGTTAACATGAATCAAGAAGGTGCAACCGACATGTTATAGTGTGTATTACCAAAATTGCATCATATGGCAAATTTAGACAAAAACATGCAGTTATGCAAAGTGAAACAGCTATTTATAATCTAAAACATGCAAGATTCATCTAAAGAAATACCTTCGAGAGGTTCTGCAGGCGACCATGAACCCATAGACCAAGAAGCACAAGAAGAGCAATTCCTAAAGTAACAAGAAAGACGGACTCCATGTTGAGGAGACCACCAGATTCGACAACTTCGATAGTACCATTGAAGAAGACGGTTTGGTAGGGTTGCTGATCCACATCATAGAAGATTGTTCCCACAAGATCGAAATTTCcaggctgaaaaaaaaaaatttggggcACAATTAACCCCAAAGGTGATTTTTACTTTGTCCCGTTTCATTCTGCCAATCACTAACAGGATATGGAATGTAGTCCTAGAATTAAAAGATATTCTAGAGGAATCAGCACCTGCAAGTACTTGCTGACAGCAAAAACGTAGGGGAAAGCGGCTTGAGTGGATGCTAGAACCGAGGCATTGTTGAAGGCCTAAAATTACAAGCAgggaatattattttaaatctacatattataaaatacaaagaaaGCAAGATGATTGATATACTTCCAGgctttcattaaaaaatctgaaattatTAGGTCCCATTTGGATTGACGGTgcattgattttaactttaactttaactttaactcaatacactacacaacaaaaatacacatttcacaattcaaaaatttcaacgttaactttaactcaacacactacataacaaaaacacatatgtttcccaagtcaaatttataatcacatctcatttgtccttttccacaatcaaaatcaaaatcaaagtaactttaactctgaatccaaacggccccttAGAAATCATTGAAAAGAAGAAGCGCGGCTATTTTGAATAGTGTATTTGGATCTTAGCAGATCTTGTTTCATTGTATGCACGTGTAACTACTGCAAAGGAAGTAAACAGCTCAAACAACCTTTGAGAGTTTTCTTGATATTAAACAAGACTGGTAAAGTCCTCAAATGTCTAAGTTTTTTCCCCACCTTCCCCTTCACCCAATATTAAGAGGAAAGAAACCATAAGTAAACTTTGCTGCCATCTGGCTTTCTGCTCTGTAAAAATTACTACAACCTAAATAATGCAAATAGAAAAACACCACAATCTACCTTGATGTTTTATATCAAACCCAGATAACCTTCGGGATACATGTAAATAATCCAATTAGACATACACCGACATACCAGGAGAACCTCAAGTTAGGGAACAATAGCTTTCTGTCAATGAAAAGTATATTTTAGGGTACATGCTAATCCTTGATAAAGAATGATGCAAGTTTTGATAACTCTCCTCTTCCTCGCAAAATTCCAGTCAAGTCAATATGCATCTGATTGAAAATTGCTTATCATAAACGGGGAGATAAGTTATCACACTTtgtccaaaacaaaaaagaagaagaagaagaagaagaagacatgcTACATTCAAGTTACAATGAATTACCTGACCAGTGAGGTTCTGAACCAACAAACGGTGGTCAACTGGGAGGTGAACACTGGCCCTGATTCCAATGATATTCAAGCTCGACTCACCTATTATTGGCATCAAAGAAAGGTGGACGTGCCTCAGTGCAGCCCAGAGAAAGATGAAATAGGAAAATTATTGTCCCAAAGAAGACTCAATCTGATACCATCATTCTTCATTCCAACTAGCAATTCAGTCTCCTCTCCAGCAGGAACCACTGAAATGTAATGCAGTAAACGTCAGCCGAAATTGCTATTATAGTTCGAAATAGAAAAAGACATCTATAGAAAAAAAGTGAGTTCCTCACCTCGTGCTCCGTTCTTCGGGAAGACACAAACAGTTTCAACCCCAGGAGCTGGTCCAAAGCGAACACCACCAGATTCTTGGGCATCGTCACCAACAATCCCAAGTTCACCTCCTTCTTCGTTAGACTCAGCAACTTCAGGTTCGGCATCGGATTGGCACCTGACAACTGTCAGGAGAACAAAGTGTCAGATAAACGGATCAGCCAAACCGACATGCTGCGACAAACCTTGAAAAGAGCAAGTGCAACCATTCAAACATTGTGTTACGAACAGAGCAAGATGAAAAACATCACCAGTTCCATAGCACAACGTACTAAATAGCTCAGATTTGATAGCTAGGCACAATAATCATAACGATACCGAGAATCAAACCACTCATAGGAAAAGAACAACCCGACAAACGGGAACAAAGTATTAGCAGCTTTTCTATGCAAATAGTGCAGAAAAAGTTATGCACGTCAAACCCGTATTCAGCAGAATTCAAACTACAAATTCAACATTGAATCAAACCACTCCCAGGACATCAGGGAAGAGGGGGGGCAACCAAAAGGtggacacacacacacacaccccaaaaaaaaaaaagagtcagcAAGCAGAAGCTTTTCATGCAAAAACTGCAGCAAAAGCTAAATTCCAATAGATCGAGATGATCGTGACAGGCAAGGACAAAAACAGAGGATGCAACGTGGCTGAATTGGACAGCTTGACGGCTAAAATCGACCAAAGGGCGCGCAATTTCAAATCACATGTCAAATCGGAACATGCATGATTGAGACCGGGGGGTAAAATGCAGTACGGATCTAGATCTGAAGAAACCGAGGAACTGAGCGGGACCTTGGAGGAGGAACGGGGAGGCCAGGAGGAGCACGGCGAGAATGAAAACCCTAAGGCGCGCCGTCGTCATCGACATTCCGAGGAAGCTCTGTCGGTCAAATGCTTCGGGGGGAGAGGGGAGAGTTCGGACCTTACGACGACGATCGCTACTTATTAACGGAGAGGAACGAAAACAACCGGCCGCATGAACTAAAtggcagaaaataaaaaataaataaaatctggagttaagtttttatttttcgttttccaatttttttgggtgaaattttttttttccaatttttactTTATATGCATATCCGTAATAATCGTAATGTATTTATTAGTTTCGtgttaaaatcacaaattgATTTGCTTGTTCCAAATTACTCATGATACATACCGCAAGAAATTTATGAAATgtaaaacaaaaattggaTAAAGATTTGATGAGAAAGTATTTTCAGTATATACCATATTTATGTCGAGAGAGTACAGTACCAGTAATTCCATGTCAGGGTGTATTAATAGATTCTATAAACCTTAGAAAAAATTGTACCATATATCTCATAacgagttttatttttttagtatcCTAACGTTAATAgtttgatttcaaatctaGCCTACCATAGAAGTTCCGTCCATCTTTTATGGAAATGTTGACGTGAAAAGTGTGTGGATCCGgatataagaagaaaaaattacgCTATGCATCCTaacatttttgttgttttcgaATTTTGTCCTAACCTTTTGAtactttctcaattttatcccaataTTTTGATAGTTTCTTGATTTTATCCCAATCTTTTACCGCTTTCTCAATATTATCCCAACGGTTGGGATAAATTcgagaaattatgaaaagattgggatagatttgagaaaaaataaaaacattaggataaaattgagaaaatattaaaagattaGGATACATaatgttatttttttgtattggGACTCACGAACACTCCACGTTAGCGCCAAGCAATTAACGCACCGCGTCAGCATTTTCCGTGAAAAATGGACGGAATATTTATgacgggatagatttgataccaAATCATTAATGtcgtgtttggtttcaaagtaggattttaaaatcagattttgattttgaaaaagagtggtataaatgaggcccaccctttaactttgaatgagttattttgttttgttgtggaaaaaaagtggtataaatgagacttaccctttgactttgtatatgttattttgttttgttgaaagtaaaattaagttaaagtaggattttaaaattatattttgaaaccaaacaagccataaTATTATGATaccttagaaaaaaaaaatcaacgttggaaaaaaattaagataacaCGTAAAGATTGGTATATATGACGTTATTTTCCCTAAACTTTAACACCTCTATGGGTACTTGCTTTAGGCCGTGGTTCCGATTCCCAAAATTGTAAAGGAAAAGAGCGATGCTGACGGATTTAGAAGGTTCGAAAGGGGAGAACCGCGCGGGGTCACCTAACCCAGAGATGGATGACAGTCCAGTGGACTCACTTGATTAACTTGTATAGATGTATAAGGAGTTTTTGATGGACTATATAGTCCAACGGCTTTAGTTGATTTAACTGGTCTTAGTGTCAATTGATACAGAACAATTATTTCATCGGGGTCAAGTGCCTCAGCCCATGTTATTGGCGCCTAACTATCCTCGAGAAGTCGCTAGCTACCAACCTTCGCAATTAGATATCACCAGCATCTTCACTTTAAGTAGGTTCATTTCATCGTTTGTATTCGACAATGTGTATGATCAAAAGTTATCTACTAGCCTTGCACACTAGCTCGTTCACACAATCAAGAAGCCAATACACTACTCTCGCCTAAAAATAGAAATGTAAGCCACAATTTTTGCTCAAAGTGACAAAGCCAGTTTTGACTAGGCAATTACAAAGAACAGTCCAGACTCAGTTCATAGTACCATATTCTCTTCGCATTTCCATCTGAATCAGCTCTGGCCTTCTCAGATCAATCCCCATGTATGGTATACCGCTCCCACTTCTTTGTTGGGTCATATATCTGCAATAGACATGACAATGCATTACAAATAAGAACCTGTTTCTTCGAACCAACAAGACAACACCACACTCCCAAGCACTGGAAAGCTTCCATTCCAACACCCTATTAACAAAAGATGCAAAAACAGAGTTCTTGTTCTACAGCAACCCAACAAACACAGTTGTATTTAGGAAAATCACAAGTAAATATGGGAAGACCAAGAACTCCCCAACAGCATTCTGGTATGCTAAATAGGATGATAAGGAACTTGCAATGAATTTCTTCCATGTAATGAGAAGGAAATGCCAACATTATATAGTCGCACTATCTAAGGAAAAAACTTTGgaatttgatatcaattttgAGTCTGTGtacatgagagagagagataccAATTTTGAGTCTGTGtacatgagagagagagagagagagagagagagagagagagagagagggagggagggataTACCTCCCATCTTGAAGCAGGGAAGATGTGTTTGTTCTTCTCATACCAGTGCCTCTCCACAACCTTCCCTGCATGAGACTGCAACAGATTGAAGAAGACATGAGAAGCCATTTTTCACTTGAGCAGCATTTAcgcgtatatatataaggcAGCCCAATCAACATGATGCTTCAACTCAGCAAATTCAATCAGTGGCTACCTCCTTAAATGAGGCAAAGTTTTAGAAGAACCACCAGCTAATGGTGAAAGGAGCATCTGACAATGACGTGTAAGACTAAACGACAGAATTAGTCAGATAAAACTAACATTGCCACATTACATCTATTTATGCTTCTTCTTAGGCATATGTGCAATATCATCACAAGaaatcaaaaaaaaaggagagggaaCGTACTTCATCCTTTTCTATAGTTGCATCTGCGATAGTCCTCACATCCTCATGCACATCGAAGTGAAAAAGCTGTAccacaataaaaatcatattaaACACTTTAGAAATGTTGCAGCTCATGCAATAGACGAAAGTTACATTCCACATAGTAAAAATGAGGTCAGGATTGAAGACATTCATTGGCTTATCAAGTTTCCACCATGCAAAAGCTATATGGGTATATCTCACTTGAATCCTTCATAAGCACTGGTTTAGAGCTCCTCAAGACTATAATCAAGG from Punica granatum isolate Tunisia-2019 chromosome 2, ASM765513v2, whole genome shotgun sequence includes the following:
- the LOC116198218 gene encoding translocon-associated protein subunit alpha-like; the encoded protein is MSMTTARLRVFILAVLLLASPFLLQVVRCQSDAEPEVAESNEEGGELGIVGDDAQESGGVRFGPAPGVETVCVFPKNGARVVPAGEETELLVGMKNDGESSLNIIGIRASVHLPVDHRLLVQNLTGQAFNNASVLASTQAAFPYVFAVSKYLQPGNFDLVGTIFYDVDQQPYQTVFFNGTIEVVESGGLLNMESVFLVTLGIALLVLLGLWVHGRLQNLSKKTKKAPKVEVGTKTTDASLDEWLQGTAYTQSLSSKSKKK